One window of the Misgurnus anguillicaudatus chromosome 8, ASM2758022v2, whole genome shotgun sequence genome contains the following:
- the fmnl2b gene encoding formin-like protein 2 isoform X3 yields MGNAESMDGQLTDFRARGSKPPKLPMPDPAELEERFAIALNSMNLPPDKVRLLRQYDNEKKWELICDQERFQVKNPPHTYIQKLRSFLDPAVTRKKFRRRVQESTQVLRELEISLRTNHIGWVREFLNEENKGLDVLVEYLSFAQYAVTFDGDVTESTTGEISVETPWSRSIEDLHGDSNLPSPVSGSSIPRSTRHSMRSNTLPSRRTLKNSRLVCKKDDVHVCIMCLRAIMNYQYGFNMVMSHPHAVNEIALSLNNKNPRTKALVLELLAAVCLVRGGHEIILAAFDHFKEVCSESQRFEKLMEHFKNEDNNIDFMVACMQFINIVVHSVEDMNFRVHLQYDFTKLALDDYLERLKHTESDKLKVQIQAYLDNLFDVGTLLEDAETKNAALERVEELEENLSHMNDKLLETENEAMSKIVELEKQLMQKNKELDATRAVYRDASSQVHTLRRIVREKDEAIQKQTKLEKKLHELERRGSLQIQVRGEGDGEGDVSPLPSPPQPMALSPCPDALAGACAGAAYASGSPSQTNTLRPIATPPPPPPPPPPMTDSSVPNGPSEALAPPAPPPPPPPPPPPPPPGQSFEMSTPLPPPPPPCAPPLPGCGTPTVIFNSGLTAVKIKKPIKTKFRMPVFNWVALKPNQINGTVFNEIDDERILEDLNVDEFEEMFKTKAQGPAVDMTMQKQKAPQKGPNKVSLLEANRAKNLAITLRKAGKSPEEICKAIQTFDLRTVPVDFAECLMRFMPTENEVKALRQYERERRPMDGLTDEDRFMMLFSKMERLPQRMTIMAFMGNFNDSLQMLTPQLHAIIAASVSIKSSQKLKKILEIILALGNYMNSSKRGAVYGFKLQSLDLLLETKSTDRKQTLLHYIANVVKEKYPIVSIFYNELHYIEKAAAVSLDNVLLDVKELQRGMDLTKREYSMHGHNSLLKDFIHHNEARLKKLLEDARIAQDAFDEVVKFFGESAKTMPPSVFFPVFVRFIKAYRQADEENEQKKRQEQLMMEKLLEQEAMMEEQENQQSPSHKGKRQQQELITELRKRQGKDSRLVYEGKDGAIEDIITDLRSQPFRRADALRRSARRNFEGQHLQLLNVEITTC; encoded by the exons ATGGGGAACGCAGAAAGTATGGATGGTCAGCTCACAGATTTCAGGGCGAGGGGTAGCAAACCCCCAAAACTGCCCATGCCGGACCCGGCTGAACTGGAGGAAAGATTTGCAATCGCATTG AACTCCATGAACCTTCCTCCGGATAAAGTGAGGCTCCTTAGACAGTACGACAATGAAAAGAAATGGGAGCTGATCTGTGATCAG GAACGGTTCCAAGTGAAGAATCCTCCACATACTTACATTCAGAAGCTCAGAAGCTTTTTGGACCCTGCCGTCACTAGAAAG AAATTTAGGAGGCGAGTTCAGGAGTCGACTCAAGTGCTAAGAGAACTTGAGATATCTCTTAGGACCAATCACATTGG ctGGGTGAGAGAGTTTCTCAATGAGGAGAACAAAGGGCTTGATGTTCTGGTGGAGTATCTGTCCTTTGCCCAGTATGCCGTCAC CTTTGATGGAGATGTAACTGAGAGCACCACAGGTGAGATTTCTGTGGAGACCCCGTGGAGCAGGTCTATAGAAGATCTCCATGGCGACAGTAATCTTCCCTCACCGGTCAGCGGCAGCAGCATACCGCGATCCACACGACACTCTATGAG GTCTAATACTTTGCCCAGTCGCAGAACTCTGAAAAATTCCCGTTTGGTTTGTAAGAAGGATGACGTTCATGTCTGCATCATGTGTCTTAGAGCCATTATGAACTATCAG TATGGCTTTAACATGGTCATGTCCCATCCCCACGCTGTCAATGAAATCGCTCTGAGCCTTAACAACAAAAATCCCAG GACCAAAGCCCTGGTTTTGGAGCTGTTGGCCGCTGTGTGTCTGGTCAGAGGAGGACACGAGATCATCCTTGCTGCTTTTGACCATTTTaaagag GTCTGCTCAGAATCCCAAAGGTTTGAGAAATTGATGGAACACTTTAAAAACGAAGACAACAATATTGATTTCATG GTGGCTTGTATGCAGTTTATCAATATCGTGGTGCATTCAGTAGAGGACATGAACTTCAGGGTTCATCTTCAGTATGACTTCACCAAACTCGCCTTGGATGACTATTTAGAG AGGCTGAAACACACTGAGAGTGATAAACTCAAAGTGCAGATCCAGGCTTACTTGGATAACCTGTTTGATGTTGGGACACTTCTGGAGGATGCAGAGACCAAAAATGCTGCCCTGGAACGGGTGGAAGAACTGGAGGAGAATCTATCGCAT ATGAACGATAAACTCTTGGAAACGGAGAATGAGGCAATGTCTAAAATCGTGGAGCTTGAGAAGCAGTTGATGCAGAAGAACAAAGAGCTGGATGCCACACGG GCTGTGTACCGAGACGCCAGCTCTCAGGTTCACACGCTCCGGCGGATAGTTCGAGAGAAAGACGAGGCCATTCAAAAGCAGACCAAGCTTGAGAAGAAACTCCATGAGCTGGAGCGCCGTGGCAGTCTCCAAATCCAAGTGAGGGGTGAAGGAGACGGGGAAGGAGATGTGTCTCCACTGCCGTCGCCTCCACAGCCCATGGCTCTTTCTCCCTGCCCTGATGCTCTGGCTGGAGCCTGTGCAGGTGCAGCATACGCTTCTGGCAGCCCTTCTCAGACAAACACCCTTCGGCCAATAGCAACGCCTCCCCCTCCGCCCCCTCCACCGCCACCAATGACAGATTCCTCTG TTCCTAATGGACCTTCTGAAGCTCTCGCTCCTCCTGCGCCCCCTCCACCTCCCCCACCACCACCTCCTCCTCCCCCTCCTGGTCAATCTTTTGAGATGTCTACTCCGTTACCCCCACCTCCGCCTCCTTGTGCTCCTCCCCTCCCAGGATGTGGCACTCCCACTGTCATATTCAACTCGGGCTTGACAG CTGTAAAGATTAAAAAGCCAATCAAAACCAAGTTCCGAATGCCAGTGTTCAACTGGGTGGCTCTGAAACCCAATCAGATCAATGGAACTGTCTTCAATGAAATTGATGACGAGAGGATCCTGGAG GACCTGAATGTGGATGAGTTTGAGGAAATGTTCAAGACCAAAGCCCAGGGCCCTGCCGTCGACATGACAATGCAAAAGCAGAAAGCTCCTCAGAAGGGTCCCAATAAAGTGTCACTACTGGAGGCCAACAGGGCCAAAAACCTCGCCATCACGCTCCGCAAGGCAGGAAAGAGCCCAGAGGAAATCTGCAAAGCAATCCAGAC GTTCGACTTGCGAACAGTGCCGGTGGATTTTGCGGAGTGTTTGATGCGGTTCATGCCTACCGAGAACGAAGTGAAAGCGCTCCGGCAGTACGAGCGAGAGCGGCGGCCGATGGATGGTCTCACAGATGAAGACCGCTTCATGATGCTCTTCAGCAAAATGGAGAGACTGCCACAGCGGATGACCATCATGGCCTTCATGGGCAACTTCAACGACAGCTTGCAGATGCTAACGCCT CAACTTCATGCTATCATAGCTGCATCTGTATCCATCAAATCATCAcagaaattgaaaaaaatccTTGAG ATTATTTTGGCGTTGGGGAACTACATGAACAGCAGTAAAAGAGGAGCTGTGTATGGCTTTAAGCTTCAGAGCTTGGATCTG CTGTTGGAAACCAAGTCCACAGACAGAAAGCAGACACTTTTGCACTACATAGCCAATGTGGTCAAGGAGAAATATCCCATTGTGAGCATTTTCTATAATGAGCTACACTACATTGAGAAAGCAGCTGCAG TCTCTCTGGACAATGTCCTACTGGATGTGAAGGAGCTACAGAGGGGAATGGATCTCACCAAAAGAGAGTACAGCATGCATGGTCACAACTCTCTGCTCAAAGACTTCATCCATCATAATGAGGCCAGGCTAAAGAAACTTCTAGAGGATGCTCGGATTGCACAG GACGCCTTTGACGAAGTAGTAAAGTTTTTCGGGGAGAGCGCCAAGACCATGCCACCCTCGGTATTCTTCCCTGTGTTCGTTCGCTTCATCAAGGCCTATAGG CAAGCGGATGAGGAGAACGAGCAGAAGAAGAGACAGGAGCAGCTCATGATGGAGAAACTTTTGGAACAGGAGGCCATGATGGAGGAGCAGGAAAATCAACAG TCACCGTCTCACAAGGGCAAGCGGCAACAGCAGGAGCTGATAACCGAGCTACGAAAGAGGCAGGGCAAAGACAGCCGCCTCGTCTACGAAGGCAAAGATGGAGCCATCGAGGACATCATCACGG ACCTGCGCAGTCAACCCTTTCGACGGGCCGACGCTTTGAGGAGAAGTGCGAGAAGGAACTTCGAGGGCCAGCACCTTCAGCTGCTCAACGTGGAGATCACCACCTGTTAA
- the fmnl2b gene encoding formin-like protein 2 isoform X2 produces MGNAESMDGQLTDFRARGSKPPKLPMPDPAELEERFAIALNSMNLPPDKVRLLRQYDNEKKWELICDQERFQVKNPPHTYIQKLRSFLDPAVTRKKFRRRVQESTQVLRELEISLRTNHIGWVREFLNEENKGLDVLVEYLSFAQYAVTFDGDVTESTTGEISVETPWSRSIEDLHGDSNLPSPVSGSSIPRSTRHSMRSNTLPSRRTLKNSRLVCKKDDVHVCIMCLRAIMNYQYGFNMVMSHPHAVNEIALSLNNKNPRTKALVLELLAAVCLVRGGHEIILAAFDHFKEVCSESQRFEKLMEHFKNEDNNIDFMVACMQFINIVVHSVEDMNFRVHLQYDFTKLALDDYLERLKHTESDKLKVQIQAYLDNLFDVGTLLEDAETKNAALERVEELEENLSHMNDKLLETENEAMSKIVELEKQLMQKNKELDATRAVYRDASSQVHTLRRIVREKDEAIQKQTKLEKKLHELERRGSLQIQVRGEGDGEGDVSPLPSPPQPMALSPCPDALAGACAGAAYASGSPSQTNTLRPIATPPPPPPPPPPMTDSSVPNGPSEALAPPAPPPPPPPPPPPPPPGQSFEMSTPLPPPPPPCAPPLPGCGTPTVIFNSGLTDGPIKLFSVKIKKPIKTKFRMPVFNWVALKPNQINGTVFNEIDDERILEDLNVDEFEEMFKTKAQGPAVDMTMQKQKAPQKGPNKVSLLEANRAKNLAITLRKAGKSPEEICKAIQTFDLRTVPVDFAECLMRFMPTENEVKALRQYERERRPMDGLTDEDRFMMLFSKMERLPQRMTIMAFMGNFNDSLQMLTPQLHAIIAASVSIKSSQKLKKILEIILALGNYMNSSKRGAVYGFKLQSLDLLLETKSTDRKQTLLHYIANVVKEKYPIVSIFYNELHYIEKAAAVSLDNVLLDVKELQRGMDLTKREYSMHGHNSLLKDFIHHNEARLKKLLEDARIAQDAFDEVVKFFGESAKTMPPSVFFPVFVRFIKAYRQADEENEQKKRQEQLMMEKLLEQEAMMEEQENQQSPSHKGKRQQQELITELRKRQGKDSRLVYEGKDGAIEDIITVLKTVPFTARSAKRGSRFFCDPALSEDFHY; encoded by the exons ATGGGGAACGCAGAAAGTATGGATGGTCAGCTCACAGATTTCAGGGCGAGGGGTAGCAAACCCCCAAAACTGCCCATGCCGGACCCGGCTGAACTGGAGGAAAGATTTGCAATCGCATTG AACTCCATGAACCTTCCTCCGGATAAAGTGAGGCTCCTTAGACAGTACGACAATGAAAAGAAATGGGAGCTGATCTGTGATCAG GAACGGTTCCAAGTGAAGAATCCTCCACATACTTACATTCAGAAGCTCAGAAGCTTTTTGGACCCTGCCGTCACTAGAAAG AAATTTAGGAGGCGAGTTCAGGAGTCGACTCAAGTGCTAAGAGAACTTGAGATATCTCTTAGGACCAATCACATTGG ctGGGTGAGAGAGTTTCTCAATGAGGAGAACAAAGGGCTTGATGTTCTGGTGGAGTATCTGTCCTTTGCCCAGTATGCCGTCAC CTTTGATGGAGATGTAACTGAGAGCACCACAGGTGAGATTTCTGTGGAGACCCCGTGGAGCAGGTCTATAGAAGATCTCCATGGCGACAGTAATCTTCCCTCACCGGTCAGCGGCAGCAGCATACCGCGATCCACACGACACTCTATGAG GTCTAATACTTTGCCCAGTCGCAGAACTCTGAAAAATTCCCGTTTGGTTTGTAAGAAGGATGACGTTCATGTCTGCATCATGTGTCTTAGAGCCATTATGAACTATCAG TATGGCTTTAACATGGTCATGTCCCATCCCCACGCTGTCAATGAAATCGCTCTGAGCCTTAACAACAAAAATCCCAG GACCAAAGCCCTGGTTTTGGAGCTGTTGGCCGCTGTGTGTCTGGTCAGAGGAGGACACGAGATCATCCTTGCTGCTTTTGACCATTTTaaagag GTCTGCTCAGAATCCCAAAGGTTTGAGAAATTGATGGAACACTTTAAAAACGAAGACAACAATATTGATTTCATG GTGGCTTGTATGCAGTTTATCAATATCGTGGTGCATTCAGTAGAGGACATGAACTTCAGGGTTCATCTTCAGTATGACTTCACCAAACTCGCCTTGGATGACTATTTAGAG AGGCTGAAACACACTGAGAGTGATAAACTCAAAGTGCAGATCCAGGCTTACTTGGATAACCTGTTTGATGTTGGGACACTTCTGGAGGATGCAGAGACCAAAAATGCTGCCCTGGAACGGGTGGAAGAACTGGAGGAGAATCTATCGCAT ATGAACGATAAACTCTTGGAAACGGAGAATGAGGCAATGTCTAAAATCGTGGAGCTTGAGAAGCAGTTGATGCAGAAGAACAAAGAGCTGGATGCCACACGG GCTGTGTACCGAGACGCCAGCTCTCAGGTTCACACGCTCCGGCGGATAGTTCGAGAGAAAGACGAGGCCATTCAAAAGCAGACCAAGCTTGAGAAGAAACTCCATGAGCTGGAGCGCCGTGGCAGTCTCCAAATCCAAGTGAGGGGTGAAGGAGACGGGGAAGGAGATGTGTCTCCACTGCCGTCGCCTCCACAGCCCATGGCTCTTTCTCCCTGCCCTGATGCTCTGGCTGGAGCCTGTGCAGGTGCAGCATACGCTTCTGGCAGCCCTTCTCAGACAAACACCCTTCGGCCAATAGCAACGCCTCCCCCTCCGCCCCCTCCACCGCCACCAATGACAGATTCCTCTG TTCCTAATGGACCTTCTGAAGCTCTCGCTCCTCCTGCGCCCCCTCCACCTCCCCCACCACCACCTCCTCCTCCCCCTCCTGGTCAATCTTTTGAGATGTCTACTCCGTTACCCCCACCTCCGCCTCCTTGTGCTCCTCCCCTCCCAGGATGTGGCACTCCCACTGTCATATTCAACTCGGGCTTGACAG ATGGACCAATCAAACTCTTCT CTGTAAAGATTAAAAAGCCAATCAAAACCAAGTTCCGAATGCCAGTGTTCAACTGGGTGGCTCTGAAACCCAATCAGATCAATGGAACTGTCTTCAATGAAATTGATGACGAGAGGATCCTGGAG GACCTGAATGTGGATGAGTTTGAGGAAATGTTCAAGACCAAAGCCCAGGGCCCTGCCGTCGACATGACAATGCAAAAGCAGAAAGCTCCTCAGAAGGGTCCCAATAAAGTGTCACTACTGGAGGCCAACAGGGCCAAAAACCTCGCCATCACGCTCCGCAAGGCAGGAAAGAGCCCAGAGGAAATCTGCAAAGCAATCCAGAC GTTCGACTTGCGAACAGTGCCGGTGGATTTTGCGGAGTGTTTGATGCGGTTCATGCCTACCGAGAACGAAGTGAAAGCGCTCCGGCAGTACGAGCGAGAGCGGCGGCCGATGGATGGTCTCACAGATGAAGACCGCTTCATGATGCTCTTCAGCAAAATGGAGAGACTGCCACAGCGGATGACCATCATGGCCTTCATGGGCAACTTCAACGACAGCTTGCAGATGCTAACGCCT CAACTTCATGCTATCATAGCTGCATCTGTATCCATCAAATCATCAcagaaattgaaaaaaatccTTGAG ATTATTTTGGCGTTGGGGAACTACATGAACAGCAGTAAAAGAGGAGCTGTGTATGGCTTTAAGCTTCAGAGCTTGGATCTG CTGTTGGAAACCAAGTCCACAGACAGAAAGCAGACACTTTTGCACTACATAGCCAATGTGGTCAAGGAGAAATATCCCATTGTGAGCATTTTCTATAATGAGCTACACTACATTGAGAAAGCAGCTGCAG TCTCTCTGGACAATGTCCTACTGGATGTGAAGGAGCTACAGAGGGGAATGGATCTCACCAAAAGAGAGTACAGCATGCATGGTCACAACTCTCTGCTCAAAGACTTCATCCATCATAATGAGGCCAGGCTAAAGAAACTTCTAGAGGATGCTCGGATTGCACAG GACGCCTTTGACGAAGTAGTAAAGTTTTTCGGGGAGAGCGCCAAGACCATGCCACCCTCGGTATTCTTCCCTGTGTTCGTTCGCTTCATCAAGGCCTATAGG CAAGCGGATGAGGAGAACGAGCAGAAGAAGAGACAGGAGCAGCTCATGATGGAGAAACTTTTGGAACAGGAGGCCATGATGGAGGAGCAGGAAAATCAACAG TCACCGTCTCACAAGGGCAAGCGGCAACAGCAGGAGCTGATAACCGAGCTACGAAAGAGGCAGGGCAAAGACAGCCGCCTCGTCTACGAAGGCAAAGATGGAGCCATCGAGGACATCATCACGG TGCTGAAGACCGTCCCCTTTACCGCGCGGTCAGCCAAACGTGGCTCGCGGTTCTTCTGTGACCCCGCCCTCTCCGAGGACTTCCATTATTAA
- the fmnl2b gene encoding formin-like protein 2 isoform X1: protein MGNAESMDGQLTDFRARGSKPPKLPMPDPAELEERFAIALNSMNLPPDKVRLLRQYDNEKKWELICDQERFQVKNPPHTYIQKLRSFLDPAVTRKKFRRRVQESTQVLRELEISLRTNHIGWVREFLNEENKGLDVLVEYLSFAQYAVTFDGDVTESTTGEISVETPWSRSIEDLHGDSNLPSPVSGSSIPRSTRHSMRSNTLPSRRTLKNSRLVCKKDDVHVCIMCLRAIMNYQYGFNMVMSHPHAVNEIALSLNNKNPRTKALVLELLAAVCLVRGGHEIILAAFDHFKEVCSESQRFEKLMEHFKNEDNNIDFMVACMQFINIVVHSVEDMNFRVHLQYDFTKLALDDYLERLKHTESDKLKVQIQAYLDNLFDVGTLLEDAETKNAALERVEELEENLSHMNDKLLETENEAMSKIVELEKQLMQKNKELDATRAVYRDASSQVHTLRRIVREKDEAIQKQTKLEKKLHELERRGSLQIQVRGEGDGEGDVSPLPSPPQPMALSPCPDALAGACAGAAYASGSPSQTNTLRPIATPPPPPPPPPPMTDSSVPNGPSEALAPPAPPPPPPPPPPPPPPGQSFEMSTPLPPPPPPCAPPLPGCGTPTVIFNSGLTDGPIKLFSVKIKKPIKTKFRMPVFNWVALKPNQINGTVFNEIDDERILEDLNVDEFEEMFKTKAQGPAVDMTMQKQKAPQKGPNKVSLLEANRAKNLAITLRKAGKSPEEICKAIQTFDLRTVPVDFAECLMRFMPTENEVKALRQYERERRPMDGLTDEDRFMMLFSKMERLPQRMTIMAFMGNFNDSLQMLTPQLHAIIAASVSIKSSQKLKKILEIILALGNYMNSSKRGAVYGFKLQSLDLLLETKSTDRKQTLLHYIANVVKEKYPIVSIFYNELHYIEKAAAVSLDNVLLDVKELQRGMDLTKREYSMHGHNSLLKDFIHHNEARLKKLLEDARIAQDAFDEVVKFFGESAKTMPPSVFFPVFVRFIKAYRQADEENEQKKRQEQLMMEKLLEQEAMMEEQENQQSPSHKGKRQQQELITELRKRQGKDSRLVYEGKDGAIEDIITDLRSQPFRRADALRRSARRNFEGQHLQLLNVEITTC from the exons ATGGGGAACGCAGAAAGTATGGATGGTCAGCTCACAGATTTCAGGGCGAGGGGTAGCAAACCCCCAAAACTGCCCATGCCGGACCCGGCTGAACTGGAGGAAAGATTTGCAATCGCATTG AACTCCATGAACCTTCCTCCGGATAAAGTGAGGCTCCTTAGACAGTACGACAATGAAAAGAAATGGGAGCTGATCTGTGATCAG GAACGGTTCCAAGTGAAGAATCCTCCACATACTTACATTCAGAAGCTCAGAAGCTTTTTGGACCCTGCCGTCACTAGAAAG AAATTTAGGAGGCGAGTTCAGGAGTCGACTCAAGTGCTAAGAGAACTTGAGATATCTCTTAGGACCAATCACATTGG ctGGGTGAGAGAGTTTCTCAATGAGGAGAACAAAGGGCTTGATGTTCTGGTGGAGTATCTGTCCTTTGCCCAGTATGCCGTCAC CTTTGATGGAGATGTAACTGAGAGCACCACAGGTGAGATTTCTGTGGAGACCCCGTGGAGCAGGTCTATAGAAGATCTCCATGGCGACAGTAATCTTCCCTCACCGGTCAGCGGCAGCAGCATACCGCGATCCACACGACACTCTATGAG GTCTAATACTTTGCCCAGTCGCAGAACTCTGAAAAATTCCCGTTTGGTTTGTAAGAAGGATGACGTTCATGTCTGCATCATGTGTCTTAGAGCCATTATGAACTATCAG TATGGCTTTAACATGGTCATGTCCCATCCCCACGCTGTCAATGAAATCGCTCTGAGCCTTAACAACAAAAATCCCAG GACCAAAGCCCTGGTTTTGGAGCTGTTGGCCGCTGTGTGTCTGGTCAGAGGAGGACACGAGATCATCCTTGCTGCTTTTGACCATTTTaaagag GTCTGCTCAGAATCCCAAAGGTTTGAGAAATTGATGGAACACTTTAAAAACGAAGACAACAATATTGATTTCATG GTGGCTTGTATGCAGTTTATCAATATCGTGGTGCATTCAGTAGAGGACATGAACTTCAGGGTTCATCTTCAGTATGACTTCACCAAACTCGCCTTGGATGACTATTTAGAG AGGCTGAAACACACTGAGAGTGATAAACTCAAAGTGCAGATCCAGGCTTACTTGGATAACCTGTTTGATGTTGGGACACTTCTGGAGGATGCAGAGACCAAAAATGCTGCCCTGGAACGGGTGGAAGAACTGGAGGAGAATCTATCGCAT ATGAACGATAAACTCTTGGAAACGGAGAATGAGGCAATGTCTAAAATCGTGGAGCTTGAGAAGCAGTTGATGCAGAAGAACAAAGAGCTGGATGCCACACGG GCTGTGTACCGAGACGCCAGCTCTCAGGTTCACACGCTCCGGCGGATAGTTCGAGAGAAAGACGAGGCCATTCAAAAGCAGACCAAGCTTGAGAAGAAACTCCATGAGCTGGAGCGCCGTGGCAGTCTCCAAATCCAAGTGAGGGGTGAAGGAGACGGGGAAGGAGATGTGTCTCCACTGCCGTCGCCTCCACAGCCCATGGCTCTTTCTCCCTGCCCTGATGCTCTGGCTGGAGCCTGTGCAGGTGCAGCATACGCTTCTGGCAGCCCTTCTCAGACAAACACCCTTCGGCCAATAGCAACGCCTCCCCCTCCGCCCCCTCCACCGCCACCAATGACAGATTCCTCTG TTCCTAATGGACCTTCTGAAGCTCTCGCTCCTCCTGCGCCCCCTCCACCTCCCCCACCACCACCTCCTCCTCCCCCTCCTGGTCAATCTTTTGAGATGTCTACTCCGTTACCCCCACCTCCGCCTCCTTGTGCTCCTCCCCTCCCAGGATGTGGCACTCCCACTGTCATATTCAACTCGGGCTTGACAG ATGGACCAATCAAACTCTTCT CTGTAAAGATTAAAAAGCCAATCAAAACCAAGTTCCGAATGCCAGTGTTCAACTGGGTGGCTCTGAAACCCAATCAGATCAATGGAACTGTCTTCAATGAAATTGATGACGAGAGGATCCTGGAG GACCTGAATGTGGATGAGTTTGAGGAAATGTTCAAGACCAAAGCCCAGGGCCCTGCCGTCGACATGACAATGCAAAAGCAGAAAGCTCCTCAGAAGGGTCCCAATAAAGTGTCACTACTGGAGGCCAACAGGGCCAAAAACCTCGCCATCACGCTCCGCAAGGCAGGAAAGAGCCCAGAGGAAATCTGCAAAGCAATCCAGAC GTTCGACTTGCGAACAGTGCCGGTGGATTTTGCGGAGTGTTTGATGCGGTTCATGCCTACCGAGAACGAAGTGAAAGCGCTCCGGCAGTACGAGCGAGAGCGGCGGCCGATGGATGGTCTCACAGATGAAGACCGCTTCATGATGCTCTTCAGCAAAATGGAGAGACTGCCACAGCGGATGACCATCATGGCCTTCATGGGCAACTTCAACGACAGCTTGCAGATGCTAACGCCT CAACTTCATGCTATCATAGCTGCATCTGTATCCATCAAATCATCAcagaaattgaaaaaaatccTTGAG ATTATTTTGGCGTTGGGGAACTACATGAACAGCAGTAAAAGAGGAGCTGTGTATGGCTTTAAGCTTCAGAGCTTGGATCTG CTGTTGGAAACCAAGTCCACAGACAGAAAGCAGACACTTTTGCACTACATAGCCAATGTGGTCAAGGAGAAATATCCCATTGTGAGCATTTTCTATAATGAGCTACACTACATTGAGAAAGCAGCTGCAG TCTCTCTGGACAATGTCCTACTGGATGTGAAGGAGCTACAGAGGGGAATGGATCTCACCAAAAGAGAGTACAGCATGCATGGTCACAACTCTCTGCTCAAAGACTTCATCCATCATAATGAGGCCAGGCTAAAGAAACTTCTAGAGGATGCTCGGATTGCACAG GACGCCTTTGACGAAGTAGTAAAGTTTTTCGGGGAGAGCGCCAAGACCATGCCACCCTCGGTATTCTTCCCTGTGTTCGTTCGCTTCATCAAGGCCTATAGG CAAGCGGATGAGGAGAACGAGCAGAAGAAGAGACAGGAGCAGCTCATGATGGAGAAACTTTTGGAACAGGAGGCCATGATGGAGGAGCAGGAAAATCAACAG TCACCGTCTCACAAGGGCAAGCGGCAACAGCAGGAGCTGATAACCGAGCTACGAAAGAGGCAGGGCAAAGACAGCCGCCTCGTCTACGAAGGCAAAGATGGAGCCATCGAGGACATCATCACGG ACCTGCGCAGTCAACCCTTTCGACGGGCCGACGCTTTGAGGAGAAGTGCGAGAAGGAACTTCGAGGGCCAGCACCTTCAGCTGCTCAACGTGGAGATCACCACCTGTTAA